The following proteins are encoded in a genomic region of Nycticebus coucang isolate mNycCou1 chromosome 17, mNycCou1.pri, whole genome shotgun sequence:
- the CDX1 gene encoding homeobox protein CDX-1 has translation MYVGYVLDKDSPVYPGPARPASLGLGPQAYGPPAPPPAAPQYPDFTGYSHVESAPAPPTAWGAPFPAPKDDWATAYGPGPAAPAANPASLAFGPPPDFSPVSAPPGPGPGLLAQPLGGPGSPSSPGAQRRTPYEWMRRSVVAGGGGGSGKTRTKDKYRVVYTDHQRLELEKEFHYSRYITIRRKSELATNLGLTERQVKIWFQNRRAKERKVNKKKQQQQQQPPQAPAAHNVTPTPAGSALGGLCPSNTSLLSTSSPMPVKEEFLP, from the exons ATGTATGTGGGCTATGTGCTGGACAAGGATTCTCCCGTGTACCCCGGCCCAGCCAGGCCCGCGAGTCTCGGCCTGGGGCCGCAAGCCTACGGCcccccggccccgccccccgCGGCCCCGCAGTACCCCGACTTCACTGGCTACTCTCACGTGGAGTCGGCCCCCGCGCCCCCCACGGCCTGGGGCGCGCCCTTCCCTGCGCCCAAGGACGACTGGGCCACCGCCTATGGCCCGGGCCCCGCAGCCCCCGCCGCCAACCCAGCTTCGCTGGCGTTCGGGCCCCCTCCGGACTTTAGCCCGGTGTCCGCGCCCCCtgggcctggcccaggcctcctGGCACAGCCCCTCGGCGGCCCAGGCTCACCGTCCTCGCCTGGAGCGCAGAGGCGGACGCCCTACGAGTGGATGCGGCGCAGCGTGGTGGCTGGAGGTGGCGGTGGCAGTG GTAAGACTCGGACCAAGGACAAGTACCGTGTGGTCTACACCGACCACCAGCGCCTGGAGCTGGAGAAAGAGTTTCATTATAGCCGTTATATCACCATCCGGCGGAAATCAGAGCTGGCCACCAATCTGGGGCTTACTGAACGGCAG GTGAAGATCTGGTTCCAGAACAGGCGGGCAAAGGAGCgcaaagtgaacaagaagaagcagcagcagcaacaacagccTCCACAGGCACCAGCAGCCCACAAtgtcacccccacccccgccgggTCAGCTCTTGGGGGCCTGTGCCCCAGCAACACCAGTCTCCTGAGCACATCCTCCCCAATGCCCGTTAAAGAGGAGTTTCTACCATAG